The Candidatus Krumholzibacteriia bacterium DNA window GGCGGGCCTCTGGGGGGCGGGTATTACGTCGCCGGACCCACGGCCTCGATCGCCGCGGCGCGACCCATCGCGGTCACTCACGGGGCTTGCCTCGTTCTCGAGAGCAAGCTCGCGATCTCGTACGCGTCGGTTCCCGTCGCCGGTGGGCGCGCCCACGTCTACAACGTCTTCGTGCAGCTCGCGGTCCTGCTCGGCTACGGTGCAGTCGGGGCGACGGAGTGAGGTGGGCTAGGGTCTTCACCTCCGACTCAGCCACCCCGAAAAGAGCGAAGGCGCGCTCGAGGCGCGCCTTCGACTCTCGACAGCGGTGATTTCACCCCAGCGGCTGGGATTCGCAGCTGAGATTCACAGCTAGGATTCCCGGCTGGGAGCAGCGGCTGGGATTCCTACTCCTTGGCGCTGGTTTCCTTCTCCGCCTTGGCCTTGGCCCAGTCGCCCGCCTGCACGAAGGAGATCTTGGTGCCGTCGATGAATTTGCGCATCGCGGCGTGGATCTGCTCGTTGGTGAGCGCCCCCACCTTCTTCTCCAGACCTTCGTCCCAGGTGAGAGTGCGTCCCTGGAACTCGCGGTTGGCCAGCGTCCGCGCCAGCTCCCGGTCGTTGGAGCGGGAGACATTGCGACCCTGCAGCCAACCTTGCTTGGCCTCGGCGATCTCCTCCTTGGTGAAGCCGCTCTCCAGGACCTTGGCGATCTCTTCCTGATAGGCGGTGACGAGCTTCTCGGAGTTCTGCGGCGCGTAGATCGCAAAGGAACCGAACGAGCCGTCCTGATCGAACGCGCTGGCTTGGAAGAAAGAGCCGACGCCGTAAGACAACCCGTCCTTCTGGCGCAAGCGCATCGACAAGCGGGAGTTGAGGAAGCCGCCGCCGGTCATGAAGTTGCCGAGCACCATCGCCGGATACTCCGGATCGTCGTCGCGCATCTTGAGGCGCAGCCCGGCGGCAAAGACGGCGCTCTCCTTGTCCGGAGCTTCCACCGTCTGGCGGATCACCGGTCGATCCTGATACGTCGTGACCATCCGCTTGAAGGGCTTGCTGCTCTTCCAGCCGCCGAAGAGCTGCTGCACCAGGGTCTTCACTTCCTGGGCGTCGAAGTCCCCGGCGAGGGAGATCTCCGCGGCGCCGGCGCCGTAGAAGTCCTGCCAGAAAGCCTTCACCTCGTCCACCTTCGCCGCCTTCACCCACTCGATATCCTCATCCGGGCTCGAGGTGTAGCGCGGATCCGTGGCCGGATAGGGATTGAGGTGCTTCTGCAGCGTGGTGAACGCCTTCTGCTGCGGATCGCTCTTCTGGTCCTCCAGACCCGCCAGGGTCTCCTGGCGCAGGAGATCGAGTTCCGCGGGCGGGAAAGACGGCTCGCGCAGGACCTCGGCAGCGAGCTGGAGGGCGCCCGCGAGGTTCTGCCGCGTCGTCTCGATGTTGGCCCCCACCTGCGTGGCGCCGCCGAAGACGTTGAGCTGCGTCTTCAAGCGGTCGGCCTCGTCCTGGATCTGCTCGCGGGTCTTCTTCTTCGTGCCGCGCATGAGCATGCTGGCGGCGAGGTCGGCAGCGGTGCCACGGCCTTGCAGACTCGCTTCGTCGCCGAGGTGGAAGGTCATGGCGACGTTGACGGTGGAGCCGCGCGTCTTCTTCGGCACCATCACGAGCTTGATCCCCGGCTCCAGGGTGGCGCGCACCACGTGCGACTCCACGGCCGCCGGCGCCGGATCGAATGCCTCGCCCATGGCCATGGCCTCGCGGCCCTTGTAGCCCTGTACCAGGGCCGCCACGTCCGGCGTCTCGGGAACCTGCGCCCGGGCCGGAGTCTTCGTCGGCATGTACAGACCCACGGTGCGATTCTCGGGCTTCAAGTAGGCCTGGGCTACACGCAAAACGTCCTCGGGCTTCACGGTCTCGAGACGGTCGCGATGCATGAACAAGAGCCGCCAATCGCCCATGCCGGCCCACTCGGAGAGCTCGACCGCCGCCCGCTCCGAGTTCCGCATCGTCGTCTCCCAATCCTTGAGACGGCTGTCGCGGGCGCGCTTCACTTCCTCTTCCGTGGGCGCCTTGGAGGCGGCTTCCTCGGTGACACGCACCAGGATGTCCCGCGCCTCGTCGAGGGAGTTCTCGGTGCGTACCTCGGCGCCCAGCACGATGGCGCCGGGATCGCGGAACTGCCAGGCGAAGCCGAACACCGAGGCAGCCTTTTTGGGCTCCACCAGGGCCTTGTAGAGGCGGCCCGAGGGCGTGTCGCCGAGAATGAAGGAGAGGACATCGACGGCGGCGAAGTCGGGATGCGACCCCGCCGGGGTGTGGTACTGGGCCCCCACCATCTGCACGTCACCGACGCGCCGCAGCGTGACCTCACGCTCGCCGTCCTGTGCCGGCTCCATGGTCCAAGTGCTGGGCAGCTTGCGCGTCGGGCGCGGGATCTTGCCGAAGGTGGCGTTGACGCGCTCGAGGGTGCGCGCCTGGTCGAACTTACCCGCCACCACCAGGATGGCGTTGTCCGGCTGATACCACATGCGATAGAAAGCCTGCAGGTTCTCGATGGGCACGCGCTCGATGTCTTCCTTCGAGCCGATGGTGGACTTGCCGTAGTTGTGCCACAGGTACGCGGTCGACATCATGCGCTCGATGAGGACGTTCTGCGGCGAGTTCTCTCCCACCTCGAACTCGTTGCGCACGACGCTGAACTCCGAGGCCAGATCCTTCTGAGCGATGAAGGAGTTCACCATCCGGTCCGATTCCAGGTCGAGAGCCCAGTCGAGGTTCTCCTCGGTGGCGGCGAAGGTCTCGAAGTAATTGGTCCGGTCGTACCAGGTGCTGCCGTTGGGGCGGCAGCCGTGGGCGGTGAGCTCCTGCGGGATGTTGGTGTGCTTCGGTGTGCCCTTGAACACCATGTGCTCCAGGAGGTGCGCCATGCCCGTCTCGCCGTAGCCCTCGTGCCGCGACCCCACCAGGTAGGTGACGTTCACCGTGCAGGTTTGCTTGGAGGGATCAGTGAAGAGCAGCACGTGGAGACCGTTGGTCAGTTGGTACTCCGTGATGCCTTCCACCGAGCTGAGCTGGGTGATCCCGGCCGGGGGTTTCGGGGGCGCCTGGGCGGCGACGAAGGGCACCAGCGTCGCCGTGGACCCTAGCGCCAGGGTCAGGAGCAGGAGGGAAAGACGACATCCTCGATTCATGGGGGCACCTCTCTCAAGCGTAGCGTCGCATGGGTCGGTTCCAGGAGTGGGGCCGACGGTCGATGGGTTGGGCTGCGACCGCAGGTTACGCCGGGTTCGGGTCCAGCGTCAACGAGCCGCAGGCAAGCGCCGGCCACGCTTCCGCGCTTCCTAGGTGTCTGTTACGCTCCGACGGGACTTTCCGTTGCGCTCGTTCAGGACCAGCCGGCACATGGGTTGGGATCCATGACCTTGTTCGACCCGCTGCCCCCGCCTCAGGGGCCCGAGTCCAGCGCCAAAGCACCCGGGCCGCTCGCCGACCGCATGCGCCCCCGCACCCTGGACGAGTTCCTCGGCCAGGAGCACCTGCTGGCGCCGGGGAAGCCGCTCCGCACCCAGATCGAGGGCGACGAGCTCGGCTCCATGATCCTCTGGGGGCCGCCAGGCTGCGGCAAGACCACCCTGGCGATGATCATCGCTCGCACGACACGCGCTGGGTTCGTCGCCTTCAGCGCCGTGCTCGCCGGCATCAAGGAGATCAAGGCAGTGATGGCCGATGCGGAGCGCGGGCGGCGGCATGGACGCCGCACCATCGTCTTCGTCGACGAAGTGCATCGGTTCAACAAGGCGCAGCAGGACGCCTTCCTGCCGCACGTGGAGCGCGGCAACATCATCTTCATCGGCGCCACGACGGAGAACCCTTCGTTCGAGGTGATCGCGCCCCTGCTTTCCCGGGCCCGGGTGTACGTCCTGCATGGGCTCAGCGTCGAGCAGGTGGTCACTCTGCTCCGCCGCGCCCTCGCCGATCCAGAGCGCGGCCTCGGACGCCAACAGGTCTCCATCGCGGAGGAGCTGCTCGAGCGCATCGCGGTTTTCACCAATTGCGATGCCCGGGCCGCTTGCAATGCCCTCGAGGCCGCCGTTCTCGGCACCCGACCCGACGCCGAGGGCCGCCGCGTCGTGACCGGCGAGATCCTGCAGGACGTGCTGCAGCACAAGATCCTGCTCTACGACAAGAGCGGCGAGGAGCACTTCAATCTGATTTCGGCCCTGCACAAGTCAGTGCGCAACTCCGACCCCGACGCCGCCCTCTACTGGCTGGCGCGCATGCTCGAGTCCGGCGACGACCCGCTTTACGTCGCCCGCCGCCTGGTGCGGATGGCGAGCGAGGACATCGGTCTCGCCGACCCGCAGGCCTTGGCCGTGGCGGTCGCCGCCAAGGACGCCGTCGACTTCGTCGGCCTACCCGAAGGCAACCTGGCGCTCGCCCAGGCCGCCGTGTACTTGTCGCTGGCTCCCAAGTCCAATGCGCTCACCACCGCTTACGGAGCGGCGCAGGAGGATCTGAAGACGACGGCGGCCGAACCGGTGCCCTTGCACCTGCGCAATCCGGTCACCGGTCTCATGCGCCACCTGGGTTACGGCAAGGGCTACCAATACGCCCACGACCACGAAGACAAGCTGACCGACATGTCCTGCCTTCCGGAGAGCCTCGGCGGCCGCACCTACTACCAACCGACGGAGGAAGGCTACGAGCAGCGGCTGCGCCAGCGCTTGGAGGAAATTCGCCGCATCCGGCCCCGAAAAGGCGGAACTTCGCCCGAACCTTGACCTCGCCGCTGGATCTCTGGACTCGAACTCCGATCCGGCCCCAGCCGCCTCCGTAAACTCCCGGTCACGGGTCACCAAGACTCCCGGTCACCGAACCCACGCGCGCTCGCCCAAGTCCGGCCCCAGGCCCCAGCGCGGGCAACCTTCGCAACGAGGCCCGCGTATCCACGCTTGGGAGAGCCGCCCCCGCCGCCGAATCGCTCCATCCAGGCGGGTTGCTACGATCAGGAGGGGACGCCATGTCGAGGTCCAGTCGTTTCCGCTCGTCCCTCGCCACGTTTGTAACCGTTTCCAGCCTCGCCAGCCTGTCCGCACCCGCCCGGGGCGAGACCCTGCTCCGCCTCGAGAAGTTCGAGCCCGGGGCGCTCCAGGTGCAGGGCATCGAACTCCGGCGCGCCGGGCAGATCGACATCGAAGCGGTCGGTGTCCGGCCGCGGTGGGAACACGAGTTGATCGCCTACGCCTGGATCCTCGACTCGCGCACCCGTGAGCCCGTGTGGGAGATGGAGACCGATGATTCGGAGCGCGTCTCGGGCCAGCGTTTGCTCCGGAAGGCCACGAAGACCCTCGACCTCCCTGCCGGCCGGTACGAGGTCTATGCCTGGGCTGCCGACGTCCATGGCGAGTACTGGCACTCGTACCGCGTCTTCGGCTTCAATTTCTCCGACGATGGCAACTGGGGCCGCGACTCGCGCCGAGTCGAAGAAGCCCTCGATGATTGCTACATGACTCTCGACTCGAAGACACTCACCAAGGCCGACGTGACCTCGTTCACACCCACCGGCGAACTCCCCGGGTCGCTCCTCCGCTTCGCCGGCCTCGAAAACGACTCCAGCGTGCGCTCCGCTTTCCGGCTCGACGCGGCGGCAGAGCTGGAGATCTACGCTTTCACCGAGCTCCCCAACGACTGGGAGCTCGGCGCCGACACCGGCTGGATCGAGAACATGGCCACCCACGAGCGCGTGTGGAAGATGGGGCACCGCAACACGCGCCCGGCGGGAGGCGCCGACAAGAACCGCGTTTTCCGCGACAGCGTCCGTCTCGACAAAGGCGACTACGTTCTCGTCTACGGCACCGACGACAGCCACGCCTATCCGGAGTGGAACGCCCGCCCGCCGTTGGATCCGCTCAACTGGGGCGTCACGTTGCTCCCGGGGAAGAACTTTCCTGCCGGCGTCTTCCATCGTATCGAGGCTCCCACGCCCGGCGAGGCGCTCGTCGACCTCACCCGCGCCCGGGACGATGACGCCCTCGAGCAGGCCTTCCGCCTCACCCGCGAGTCCGAGCTGTGGATCCGCGGCGTCGGAGAGTACTCCGAAGGCGAAGACGAGTTCGCCGACTACGGCTGGATCCAGAAGGCTGGCAGCAGCGAGATCGTCTGGGAGATGACCTACGACAACACCAACCATGCCGGCGGCGCGGAGAAGAACCGGATGTTCGATGGCCGCGTGCGCCTGCCAGCGGGCGATTACGTGGCCTACTACTATACGGACGACTCCCACTCCTACAGGCGGTGGAATGCGAGCCCGCCTTTCGAGCGTGACGCGTGGGGGCTCGCGATCTTCCCTGGCGCAGGCTTCCGCAGCGCCGATTTCCAGAAACTCGACAGCGAGGCCCTGGCGCGGAACGTGAATGTCCTCGTCCGTATCGTGCAAGTCGGCGACGACGAACGCATGCGCGAGCGCTTCTCCCTGGAGAAAGCGACGAAGGTGCACATCTACGCGCTCGGAGAAGGCACCAATGGCGACATGGCCGACTACGGCATGATCGAGAACGCCAAGACCGGCGAGGTCGTCTGGGAGATGACCTGGCGGAACACGCGGCACGCCGGCGGCGCCCACAAGAATCGGGTCTTCGATGGCGAACTCACCCTGCAGCCAGGGACCTACGAGGTCTTCTACGAGACCGACGATTCCCACGCCTTCGGAAGCTGGAACGCGGCGAAGCCCAGAGATCCCAAGAACTGGGGCATCACCGTGTCGCAGGGCGACCACTGACGCAGTCGCGCCGCAGCTCGGCCTTGGACACGGCCTCTTCTGGACGCCAAGCGCGCACCGTCTTTCTGAGATTCGGCCGCACTCGAGGCGAACGCCTCCGCCGTCACCGCGACGGCGCAACCCGGCGCTCCTGAATCCGGTTGCCCGCCGACGCGGCGCCGCGTATCGTCACCCTCCGGTCCGGAAGACTGGATGCGGCGCGTGACGGCAGCCCAGCAAAGCCTCCCCGGCGGGGCGGTGTCGCTTCGCAACGAGGTGATCGTCGCCGCCGGCATCGGCGTCGTCGCGGCGCTCCTCCCCTTCCATCGCGGTCTCGGCTTCCCGTTCGCCCTCGACGATTACACCTTCCTCTACAAGGCAGCCGGGTTCGACCCGGCGCCGTTCGAAGTGCGGCGCTGGCTGACCGTCACCGGCTACTACACGCTGGCGCTCAGGCTCTTCGGCACCAACCTGCTGCCGTGGCATCTGGTTGCCTTCGCGCTGCACGCCGGCAACACCGCGTGGGTGCACGCTCTGGCGCGGCGCTTCGACGCCTCGCGCAACGCCGCCTGGATCGCCAGCGGGCTCTTCGCCTCGAGCCCGCTCGCCTTCACCGTGCTGTACTGGGTCGCCGGGATCCAGGAGCTCTCGAGCACCTTCTTCTTGCTCGCCTCCGTGTGGGCCGCCAGTCGCACCGGTGCGAAACGCTGGGTCGCGTTACCCCTCTTCGTCGCCGCTCTGCTCTGCAAGGAGTCGGTGATGGCGGCGCCGCTCGCCCTGCCCCTTCTCCTCGGCAAACCCGCCCGGCGCCTCGCGATCGCAGAGCTCGTGTGCAGCATCGGGCTTTTCCTGGCGTCGGGGTTGCACCATCGCCTGGACTCGGACGTGAAGCTGCCGTACGCCACCTCCTTCGGCGCGACGCTGTTCGTCAACCTGGCAACGCTTCTGATGTGGTTCGCGAGTCCGTGGAGAGCGTATCCCGACCGTTTGGCGGGACCGCAGACGTCGCTCGTCCTGCCCGCGGTCGCGCTCTTGGGGGCGATCTTCGTCGTCGTTCGGATGCGTCGATGGTCGACGAGACCGGTGCTTTGCGCCGGCGTCTGGTTCGTGGCGCTCGTCTTGCCAGTGCTGCCACTCAAGCAGCATACCTACGCGTATTACGCCTATGCGGCGCAGATCGGCTGGCTCGTGCTCGCCGGTGTCGCGCTCGAACTGGCAGCGCAACGATGGGGTCGCCGCGGTGCGCAGTGGGTGCTCGCCGCCGGCGCCACCGTGGTGGCGCTCTCCATCGTCTTCGCCGCGCGCAACGCGCGCACGCACGAAACGTTGATGCTGCAAGCGAACAGCGTGGTGCCGTACGATGCGGTGGTGCGTTATGGGCGTGCAGCCACAGCGCTCGTGGCCGCGGCGCGGAGCGCCAGGGCCGAGCAACCCACCCTCCAGCAGATCGCTTTCTTCGCCTTGCCCTCGGAGCTGGGCTCTGGGTCGTTGACACCGGGCAAGGTCGAACCCGGGATGGTCCGGGTTCGCAAGGTCCCGATCCGTGAAGTGCTGAGCGGTGGGAGGCTGATCCCACTGCACGTTCCTGGTCTCGTCGGCGTGTGGGTCGACAGCTTGTCGCCGAGCGTCGAGGGTCCGGAAACGGCGCTCTACTTCGCCTCCGGGTTCAACACCGTGACCCGCATCACGGACTTGGCGGAGGCGTACTACGTGCAAGCCCAGGGGCGTCTCGTGCTCGGCCCACGCAGCGCGGCGGTGCGCGATCTCGAGCGGGCGCTCACCTTCAACTACGACCACGCGCCGGCGCGCGTCCTCCTTGCCGGGTTGCGGCTCGAGGCGGGGCGGGAGAGTGAAGCCCGAGCGCTCCTCGACGGCATGCGTGCCGAGGAAGTGCCGGAGGAGATACAGCCGCTCCTGGCGGAACTCCGGAAGGTGCTGAAAGAGTAACCGCTCGCGAGCGGGCGCAATCACTCGGCCGCTAATCCTCCGACGATTCGGGTTCTGCCTGATGGCCGCCCCAGTCCACCTGGCACCTTCGGCAGTTCCCCGGGAAGCCCTACCCGTGCTAGACTTTCCGCTAGGTAGTTTGGAGATGACGATATCCGCCCCGCGGCCTACAAGGCGACCCGGGGCTCTGTCTTCGCCAGCGCACGAGTCGCCCTCCCTCCCCTTGGACTCGGCGTCTATGGCGCGGTCTGACGCGCTTTGCCTCTTGGGGAGGGAGTCATGAAGCTGCTTCCTGCCAGCTCCAGTGTGTTCCTTTCGACGCTTCTCCTGGCCTTCACCGCGGCCTCCGCTCGGCCTGCAGGTCCGCGCGAGGAGATCACCATCGACGATCCGGTGACCGACGTCGTTGGCGACGTGGAGGGAAGATTCGAAGCGCCGCGCAAGGCCCTCGCCGACACTATCTGGATCGCCAACTGGACTTTCGACGGCCCCGGCGGCTGCGATGGCACGGGCTGGGAAAAGGTCGACAACCGCATCATCCATGACGGCCAGATCCACTGGAGCGTGGAGGGCGGCTTCGGCGGCACCGGTGGCATCGTGGGGAATGCTGCCGTTCTCGGCTACACGGGGCTGAATTGCTGCGTCGAGCCCGACGGCTACGACAATAACTGGTACGAGGCGATCCGGCTGCAGTACGTGGGGGACGCCACCCTCTCCTTCCAGTACCTCCTCGATTCGGAGACCGGCTTCGACTTCCTGCAGGTGGAAACCGACTCTTCCTGCGCCTCCTTCGCCCGCGTCGACTACGCCGTCGCTCCGGCAAGCATGGCCACCAACTACCGCGACATCGTGTTCAACGACGACGGCTACGTCACGGCGGGAGCGGTCGCCGCTCTCGGCCTGACCAACTACGGCCCGGGGACGCATTGCGTCTACATCGCCTTCTTCTCCGATGGCGGGTTCTCGCCCTGCGACGGCGAATGGCCCTCGACGCTCGGCCGGGCTCTGGTCGTGGACACCGTGCAGCTCGTCGACGCCAATGGCACCACGACTCAGGACTTCGAGGGCACCGTCGATCCGGGGCTCTTCGTCGGCCTCCACGACAGCACGCCGTTCGGGCAGTGGGGGCGGCTGTACCGCCACATCACCGACAATGACGCCTGCACCGAGAACACCACCTGCGCCTGGTTGTGGACGGACTACACGACGCCGACCGTCGCCAACGACCCGAGCTTGGCCTTCGGCCCCAACGGCTATGTCGTCCGCAGCTGGCTGGACAACATCATCGTCTCCCCCTGGGTGGGCCTCGCCTCGACGCCGAGCGCTTCGGGGACTGTGCTCCGCTTCCGGCGCTTCCCGGGCAACTTCTTCGCCGGGAGCAACATCGTGCAGAGCTGGTCTGTCCGCGGCCGCAAGAATGTGGACGGGCAGAACTGCGTCTCCCTCTGGGGTCACGCCTCCTCGAGCAACTCGCTCAACCTCTTCGCGTGGATCACGATCACCGCCGACATGACCCCATTCTTCGACTCTGGATCGGAGGCGATCCAGATCCGACACCGGGTCGTGGACCGGCAGTGGATCGCTGGAAACAGTCCACCGAATCCATACCGCCCTGGTCCGGGACCGTACACCGACGACACGCGCATCGGCCGTACCGTTCTCACCGGGCCGGTCCTGACCGAGGGCATCGACGCCCGCTCGCAGGCCCAGGACTGCTTCCCCACCGAGATCCTGCCGGGAATCCCGCCGGGGGCGGGTGAGCACTACCGGCCGACGACCGACCGCTTCGGCACCTGCGCCTTCTCGCAAGGCGCCGACCTTGGGTTCGGTCTCTGGTCCAATCTCATCACCGGCGACTCGGTCACGGTGACCGTCCAGGATGGGCGCAACGCCGGTGGCGTCACCGCCGTCGAATGGTACGGGGCGATCGTCACCGGCCCACACGCGGGCAAAGCGCCCGCTCCCTACACGGTGGGTGCGAACGGCTTCTTCGCCGTCACCGCTGACAGTGCGCGCAACTTCTCCGGCGCCATCGTGCCGGGCGTTTTCTTCCTGGATCTCGACGACACCTATTTCCGCGGCGGCGATGTCCTCCAATACTTCTGGTTGGCGACGGATGCCATGGGTGGCATGAGCTCCGACCCCAGCGGCCTGGGTGCCCTCCCCGCCTCGGTCGATACGGCGGAGCAAGCCACCGGCGGTCTCCTCGAGGTGAGCTTCCTGCCGACCATCGACTGGGATCCCGCCTACCTGGCGCGTATTGCTACCGATGCCCACGGCGATCTGGCGCCGACGCCAGCGGAGCTCGCCGGTTCCTCCCAGAAGCATTGCATCCTCTACGTGAATCACCTCAACACGAGGCGCCGAAGCGGCGTTATCAACCGCACCACCTTCATGTACACCCTCGACCGCCTGGGGTACGAGTACGACGTCTACGACCACAGCGGCATGGGGAACACCAACAATCACCTGGGGGGCAGGGCCACGGTGCTGCAGGCCACGGGATACAGCCTCATCGTCTACGACGCAGGGGATGGAATGCCCGGCCGGCCCATCCTGCCCACCGGCATCAACAGGGGAAACGAGAAGATCGACCAGGACGGCTGGTTCCGCAGCTGGCTCGCGCAGGCGACGACGTCCGATGCAGGTGTCGCCACTCTCTGGGTGATCGGGAGCAACGCAGTCGAAGAGAAATCCGGATCCTCGAGCCTCCTGTACCCCATGATGGGGGCCACGCTCGTGCACACGTCCCAGCCCGCCGCGGTGAACCCAGCGGTCGAGGGCCAGACGGCCTTCACCTTCGATACCGGGTCAGGCGCAGCCGCCGTGGACTTCACCACCGGCGACCGCGCGCTCTTCATGCTAGCAACAGGCTGCGCGACGCCGCGTGGCTACGACGGCCTCGGGATCACCGGGACTGGCGTCCCGGTGTATCGATACAAGGCTGCCGGAGGGCCGCCCTCGGATGCGGCGTTGGTGATGAACTCGAACCCCGGCGCCCACTGGAACACCATCCTGCAGTCCCATCCGTGGTTCCACATTCATGACCCGAGCGGTAGTCCACCGACGGCCCCGGGGCCGGCGCGGGATCTCGCCGGCGCCATCCTGGCCGCCGTCGTGGGATGCTCACCCGGCACGCCTGTGGGAGTGCCCAGCGGTCCCATGATCGAAGCGCCTGCCCGGACCGCGTTGCTCCCGAACGTGCCCAACCCGTTCAATCCAACGACGGAGATCCGCTTCGATCTCGCCGTGAGGGGGCGTGTGAAGCTCAGGATCTACGACGTCGCCGGAGCTCTCGTGCGGGTTCTCGCGGATGCCGACATGGAGTCG harbors:
- a CDS encoding pitrilysin family protein; the encoded protein is MNRGCRLSLLLLTLALGSTATLVPFVAAQAPPKPPAGITQLSSVEGITEYQLTNGLHVLLFTDPSKQTCTVNVTYLVGSRHEGYGETGMAHLLEHMVFKGTPKHTNIPQELTAHGCRPNGSTWYDRTNYFETFAATEENLDWALDLESDRMVNSFIAQKDLASEFSVVRNEFEVGENSPQNVLIERMMSTAYLWHNYGKSTIGSKEDIERVPIENLQAFYRMWYQPDNAILVVAGKFDQARTLERVNATFGKIPRPTRKLPSTWTMEPAQDGEREVTLRRVGDVQMVGAQYHTPAGSHPDFAAVDVLSFILGDTPSGRLYKALVEPKKAASVFGFAWQFRDPGAIVLGAEVRTENSLDEARDILVRVTEEAASKAPTEEEVKRARDSRLKDWETTMRNSERAAVELSEWAGMGDWRLLFMHRDRLETVKPEDVLRVAQAYLKPENRTVGLYMPTKTPARAQVPETPDVAALVQGYKGREAMAMGEAFDPAPAAVESHVVRATLEPGIKLVMVPKKTRGSTVNVAMTFHLGDEASLQGRGTAADLAASMLMRGTKKKTREQIQDEADRLKTQLNVFGGATQVGANIETTRQNLAGALQLAAEVLREPSFPPAELDLLRQETLAGLEDQKSDPQQKAFTTLQKHLNPYPATDPRYTSSPDEDIEWVKAAKVDEVKAFWQDFYGAGAAEISLAGDFDAQEVKTLVQQLFGGWKSSKPFKRMVTTYQDRPVIRQTVEAPDKESAVFAAGLRLKMRDDDPEYPAMVLGNFMTGGGFLNSRLSMRLRQKDGLSYGVGSFFQASAFDQDGSFGSFAIYAPQNSEKLVTAYQEEIAKVLESGFTKEEIAEAKQGWLQGRNVSRSNDRELARTLANREFQGRTLTWDEGLEKKVGALTNEQIHAAMRKFIDGTKISFVQAGDWAKAKAEKETSAKE
- a CDS encoding replication-associated recombination protein A gives rise to the protein MRPRTLDEFLGQEHLLAPGKPLRTQIEGDELGSMILWGPPGCGKTTLAMIIARTTRAGFVAFSAVLAGIKEIKAVMADAERGRRHGRRTIVFVDEVHRFNKAQQDAFLPHVERGNIIFIGATTENPSFEVIAPLLSRARVYVLHGLSVEQVVTLLRRALADPERGLGRQQVSIAEELLERIAVFTNCDARAACNALEAAVLGTRPDAEGRRVVTGEILQDVLQHKILLYDKSGEEHFNLISALHKSVRNSDPDAALYWLARMLESGDDPLYVARRLVRMASEDIGLADPQALAVAVAAKDAVDFVGLPEGNLALAQAAVYLSLAPKSNALTTAYGAAQEDLKTTAAEPVPLHLRNPVTGLMRHLGYGKGYQYAHDHEDKLTDMSCLPESLGGRTYYQPTEEGYEQRLRQRLEEIRRIRPRKGGTSPEP
- a CDS encoding tetratricopeptide repeat protein, with the protein product MRRVTAAQQSLPGGAVSLRNEVIVAAGIGVVAALLPFHRGLGFPFALDDYTFLYKAAGFDPAPFEVRRWLTVTGYYTLALRLFGTNLLPWHLVAFALHAGNTAWVHALARRFDASRNAAWIASGLFASSPLAFTVLYWVAGIQELSSTFFLLASVWAASRTGAKRWVALPLFVAALLCKESVMAAPLALPLLLGKPARRLAIAELVCSIGLFLASGLHHRLDSDVKLPYATSFGATLFVNLATLLMWFASPWRAYPDRLAGPQTSLVLPAVALLGAIFVVVRMRRWSTRPVLCAGVWFVALVLPVLPLKQHTYAYYAYAAQIGWLVLAGVALELAAQRWGRRGAQWVLAAGATVVALSIVFAARNARTHETLMLQANSVVPYDAVVRYGRAATALVAAARSARAEQPTLQQIAFFALPSELGSGSLTPGKVEPGMVRVRKVPIREVLSGGRLIPLHVPGLVGVWVDSLSPSVEGPETALYFASGFNTVTRITDLAEAYYVQAQGRLVLGPRSAAVRDLERALTFNYDHAPARVLLAGLRLEAGRESEARALLDGMRAEEVPEEIQPLLAELRKVLKE
- a CDS encoding T9SS type A sorting domain-containing protein, encoding MKLLPASSSVFLSTLLLAFTAASARPAGPREEITIDDPVTDVVGDVEGRFEAPRKALADTIWIANWTFDGPGGCDGTGWEKVDNRIIHDGQIHWSVEGGFGGTGGIVGNAAVLGYTGLNCCVEPDGYDNNWYEAIRLQYVGDATLSFQYLLDSETGFDFLQVETDSSCASFARVDYAVAPASMATNYRDIVFNDDGYVTAGAVAALGLTNYGPGTHCVYIAFFSDGGFSPCDGEWPSTLGRALVVDTVQLVDANGTTTQDFEGTVDPGLFVGLHDSTPFGQWGRLYRHITDNDACTENTTCAWLWTDYTTPTVANDPSLAFGPNGYVVRSWLDNIIVSPWVGLASTPSASGTVLRFRRFPGNFFAGSNIVQSWSVRGRKNVDGQNCVSLWGHASSSNSLNLFAWITITADMTPFFDSGSEAIQIRHRVVDRQWIAGNSPPNPYRPGPGPYTDDTRIGRTVLTGPVLTEGIDARSQAQDCFPTEILPGIPPGAGEHYRPTTDRFGTCAFSQGADLGFGLWSNLITGDSVTVTVQDGRNAGGVTAVEWYGAIVTGPHAGKAPAPYTVGANGFFAVTADSARNFSGAIVPGVFFLDLDDTYFRGGDVLQYFWLATDAMGGMSSDPSGLGALPASVDTAEQATGGLLEVSFLPTIDWDPAYLARIATDAHGDLAPTPAELAGSSQKHCILYVNHLNTRRRSGVINRTTFMYTLDRLGYEYDVYDHSGMGNTNNHLGGRATVLQATGYSLIVYDAGDGMPGRPILPTGINRGNEKIDQDGWFRSWLAQATTSDAGVATLWVIGSNAVEEKSGSSSLLYPMMGATLVHTSQPAAVNPAVEGQTAFTFDTGSGAAAVDFTTGDRALFMLATGCATPRGYDGLGITGTGVPVYRYKAAGGPPSDAALVMNSNPGAHWNTILQSHPWFHIHDPSGSPPTAPGPARDLAGAILAAVVGCSPGTPVGVPSGPMIEAPARTALLPNVPNPFNPTTEIRFDLAVRGRVKLRIYDVAGALVRVLADADMESGFGKRLLWNGLDAAGRRVSSGLYFARLDAPDRTETRKMLLLQ